The Saccharomyces cerevisiae S288C chromosome VII, complete sequence genome includes a region encoding these proteins:
- the BIO2 gene encoding biotin synthase (Biotin synthase; catalyzes the conversion of dethiobiotin to biotin, which is the last step of the biotin biosynthesis pathway; complements E. coli bioB mutant) — protein MMSTIYRHLSTARPALTKYATNAAVKSTTASSEASTLGALQYALSLDEPSHSWTKSQLKEIYHTPLLELTHAAQLQHRKWHDPTKVQLCTLMNIKSGGCSEDCKYCAQSSRNDTGLKAEKMVKVDEVIKEAEEAKRNGSTRFCLGAAWRDMKGRKSAMKRIQEMVTKVNDMGLETCVTLGMVDQDQAKQLKDAGLTAYNHNIDTSREHYSKVITTRTYDDRLQTIKNVQESGIKACTGGILGLGESEDDHIGFIYTLSNMSPHPESLPINRLVAIKGTPMAEELADPKSKKLQFDEILRTIATARIVMPKAIIRLAAGRYTMKETEQFVCFMAGCNSIFTGKKMLTTMCNGWDEDKAMLAKWGLQPMEAFKYDRS, from the coding sequence ATGATGTCTACTATCTACCGTCATTTATCTACCGCTAGACCGGCTTTAACTAAATACGCAACCAATGCCGCAGTTAAATCGACAACTGCATCCTCAGAAGCTAGTACTCTGGGTGCTCTACAATATGCATTGTCTTTAGATGAACCAAGTCATTCGTGGACAAAATCGcaattaaaagaaatttatCATACCCCACTGCTCGAACTTACTCATGCAGCACAATTGCAGCACAGAAAGTGGCACGATCCAACCAAAGTGCAATTGTGCACATTGATGAACATCAAATCTGGTGGTTGTTCTGAGGACTGTAAGTATTGTGCGCAGTCTTCGAGAAACGATACCGGTCTAAAGGCTGAGAAAATGGTTAAAGTGGATGAAGTGATTAAAGAGGCAGAAGAGGCCAAAAGAAACGGATCTACTAGATTCTGCCTAGGTGCTGCATGGAGAGACATGAAAGGTCGTAAATCAGCcatgaaaagaattcaGGAAATGGTGACCAAAGTGAATGATATGGGGCTAGAAACGTGTGTTACTTTAGGTATGGTTGATCAAGATCAAGCAAAGCAATTGAAAGATGCAGGTTTGACTGCATACAACCATAACATCGACACTTCCAGAGAACACTATAGTAAGGTCATCACCACGAGAACCTACGACGACAGGTTACAGACCATCAAGAATGTCCAAGAATCTGGAATAAAAGCCTGTACCGGTGGTATTTTGGGTCTCGGTGAAAGCGAAGACGACCATATAGGATTCATCTACACATTATCCAATATGTCTCCTCATCCTGAGTCCCTACCAATTAATAGACTAGTTGCTATCAAAGGGACTCCAATGGCTGAGGAACTTGCCGATCCAAAGAGTAAAAAGTTGCAATTCGACGAAATTTTGAGAACCATTGCCACAGCGAGAATAGTTATGCCAAAGGCCATTATAAGACTTGCCGCTGGTCGTTATACAATGAAAGAAACAGAGCAATTTGTCTGTTTCATGGCAGGTTGTAACAGTATCTTCACCGGTAAGAAAATGCTGACGACAATGTGTAACGGTTGGGACGAAGACAAGGCAATGTTGGCTAAATGGGGATTGCAACCTATGGAGGCATTTAAGTACGACAGATCTTGA